A segment of the Candidatus Synechococcus calcipolaris G9 genome:
TACCGTCGCAACTGAACATCAAGCGGTTCTGTCCCCCTGCCGGTATTTAGAATCCGTCGGGTTTGAGGTCACTTACCTATCGGTACAAGGGGATGGCTTAGTTAACTTAACTCACTTAGAGCAGGCGATTCGAGCCGATACGGTTTTAGTCTCGATCATGGCGGCCAATAATGAAATTGGGGTTCTTCAGCCCATATCCGAAATTGGTGCTATCTGTCGTCAACGGGGAGTTTTGTTTCATACGGATTCCGCCCAGGCGATCGCCAAAATTCCCCTGAATGTTCAAACCCTAAATGTAGATTTAATGTCCTTAACCGCTCACAAAATCTATGGACCTAAGGGCGTAGGCGCTCTCTATATTCGCCGGCCCTCGGTCAAACTTGCGGCCCAAATTCATGGCGGCGGTCAAGAAAACAACTGGCGATCGGGAACCCTAGCCACACCACAAATTGTCGGTTTTGCCAAGGCAGTCCAGATGGGACTAGAGCAACTTGAATCGCAAACCCTTCGATTGCAAGCATTGCGTCAAAAACTTTGGCATGGACTAGAGTCCCTCCAGGGGATTGAACTGAACGGTCATCCCCAGAACACCCTAGCGGGTTGCTTAAATGTGACGATTCATGGCGTTGATGGCCCACGACTGTTGGCAGAATTGTATCCCCACTTAGCCATCTCTTCCGGATCGGCCTGTAGTTCTAACCAGGGGCAACCATCCCATGTCCTCCTCGCTCTGGGGCGATCGCCCGCCCTAGCAAAGGCCTCACTACGATTTGGTTTGGGACGATACACGACGGAAGCAGAGATTGATCAGGCCATCCATATCATTCAAAACACCGTGGCAAAACTGCGGGGGTACAATTACTTAAATCTACTTAAACCATCCCAAAGCAAGAAATAAATTTAGAGATAATAAAATGTCTAGAGCTTCACTTCAATATCAACACCGGAGGGTAAATCCAGTTTCATCAGGGCATCAATGGTTTTAGGAGAGGGTTGATAAATATCAATAATGCGGCGATGGGTGCGGGTTTCAAAATGCTCCCGCGAGTCCTTATCTACGTGGGGCGATCGCAGCACACAATAAATTTTACGTCGTGTCGGCATGGGGATCGGGCCCACAGGGGAGGCCCCTGTACGTTTAGCCGTATCTACAATGCGATCGCAGGATGTGTCGAGTAATCTGTGGTCAAAAGCTTTTAAGCGGATGCGAATTTTCTGCTGTTGCAGGATAGCCATAATAAAGTCCTTAAATTTTCTAGGTTCAGTTAAAAGAAAAAATAGCCGTCAACATCAGGAACACAGAATTCATATCCAAGGAATTCACAATCAAAGGCCGCCCATTGAACCC
Coding sequences within it:
- a CDS encoding cysteine desulfurase family protein; amino-acid sequence: MSQQPIYLDAQATTPLDPVVLEAMLPYFIERPGNPSSGGHRYGWEAAAAIKEARKRIAEAIAAEPQEIIFTSGATEANNLAIKGVAEAYLTKGRHLITVATEHQAVLSPCRYLESVGFEVTYLSVQGDGLVNLTHLEQAIRADTVLVSIMAANNEIGVLQPISEIGAICRQRGVLFHTDSAQAIAKIPLNVQTLNVDLMSLTAHKIYGPKGVGALYIRRPSVKLAAQIHGGGQENNWRSGTLATPQIVGFAKAVQMGLEQLESQTLRLQALRQKLWHGLESLQGIELNGHPQNTLAGCLNVTIHGVDGPRLLAELYPHLAISSGSACSSNQGQPSHVLLALGRSPALAKASLRFGLGRYTTEAEIDQAIHIIQNTVAKLRGYNYLNLLKPSQSKK
- the rpsJ gene encoding 30S ribosomal protein S10, whose amino-acid sequence is MAILQQQKIRIRLKAFDHRLLDTSCDRIVDTAKRTGASPVGPIPMPTRRKIYCVLRSPHVDKDSREHFETRTHRRIIDIYQPSPKTIDALMKLDLPSGVDIEVKL